One window from the genome of Yamadazyma tenuis chromosome 7, complete sequence encodes:
- a CDS encoding uncharacterized protein (EggNog:ENOG503NWBR; COG:S): MLQIITSIALMAAVAAASTTVEDVASSTVWDRIKNNDWRLELITISFTLGFVVLFKIGDLYNKSLVTKFLEGTKETLEANFFQVGVSKEDLYIKDSPENYSSYATGRENIAKVNFDFKLRPRNNIFVWILEGIMSYFTEYVQKPIDKVDIVIQPSIPYDNFISAIVSKLGMNDFRKFNYFLSLTRTVDSTKIPESFVFMSEGSEFHDKLLTPALADALTIEAASYIRYIAFTDQATEKPDSPEGYAPYRRIVISMSLPSKKAQIAQISKTLDAIFSIIDGIAEKSITFKSESLKKVAKTRETELNKILKALEQERLEIEAEEKAKLKREEREKIRNLSPEEQAKLEKKESEKKQKKLQKKQRVRM; the protein is encoded by the coding sequence ATGTTACAGATTATCACATCTATTGCATTAATGGCagctgttgctgctgctaGTACCACTGTGGAGGATGTTGCTTCCCTGACTGTATGGGATCGTATCAAGAATAACGACTGGAGATTGGAATTGATCACTATCAGTTTCACccttgggtttgtggttttaTTCAAGATTGGTGATTTGTACAACAAGAGTTTAGTtaccaagtttttggaagGAACCAAGGAAACTTTGGAAGCAAACTTTTTCCAAGTGGGAGTTTCTAAGGAAGACTTGTACATCAAGGATTCCCCTGAAAACTATTCTTCTTATGCCACTGGTAGAGAAAACATCGCCAAGGTCAACTTTGACTTTAAATTGAGACCAAGAAACAACATTTTTGTTTGGATTCTTGAAGGTATTATGTCCTATTTCACTGAGTACGTTCAAAAGCCTATCGATAAGGTTGATATCGTCATTCaaccttcaattccttaTGATAACTTTATCAGCGCAATTGTGTCTAAACTTGGAATGAATGACTTCAGAAAGTTCAATTactttttgtctttgacCAGAACCGTTGACTCTACCAAGATCCCTGAATCATTTGTATTTATGAGTGAAGGTAGCGAATTCCATGACAAGTTATTGACTCCAGCTTTGGCTGATGCTTTGACTATTGAAGCTGCTTCATATATCAGATATATTGCGTTCACTGACCAAGCTACTGAAAAGCCAGATTCTCCAGAAGGTTATGCCCCTTACCGGAGAATTGTTATTTCCATGAGCTTACCTTCCAAAAAGGCTCAAATTGCTCAAATTTCCAAGACTTTAGATGCTATATTTTCTATCATTGACGGTATCGCCGAAAAGTCCATTACCTTCAAGTCCgaaagtttgaaaaaggTAGCCAAGACCAGAGAAAccgaattgaacaaaatcttgaaggCCCTAGAACAGGAAAGACTAGAAATCgaagctgaagaaaaggCCAAGTTAAAGAGAGAAGAAAGGGAAAAGATCAGAAACTTGAGTCCTGAAGAACAagccaagttggagaagaaggagctggaaaagaagcaaaagaagCTTCAAAAGAAACAAAGAGTTAGAATGTAA
- a CDS encoding uncharacterized protein (COG:S; EggNog:ENOG503P5JB; BUSCO:EOG09265313) — protein sequence MVSNIWVAAADNQVAIVDDFLKSGQYTPNAKDPNGYTPIHAAASYGHIGLLRLLISKGGDINIQDNEGDTPLHHCEDVRTAKVLVKDLDCDWTIKNEDGLTALEYRIEDEEFPELIEYLKTVKYEAEGPDAVQTATPSEEAASGSSDIHSSLPEAVDGQNIRFSLESEVEGEISEDRRKQIEAIINGENPEEALRQLVTNAVHEGMAQYREVQPGGENEVSKKRKE from the coding sequence ATGGTCTCTAATATCTGGGTGGCAGCCGCTGACAACCAGGTGGCCATTGTCGacgacttcttgaagtcagGTCAATATACTCCTAATGCGAAGGACCCAAATGGGTACACTCCCATCCATGCTGCTGCTTCCTATGGCCATATTGGGCTTTTGCGACTCTTAATCAGCAAAGGAGGTGATATAAATATCCAGGATAACGAAGGCGACACGCCCTTGCACCACTGTGAAGATGTACGTACCGCCAAAGTATTGGTCAAAGACCTTGACTGTGACTGGACTATCAAAAACGAGGATGGCCTCACCGCCTTGGAGTATAGAATAGAGGATGAAGAGTTCCCAGAGCTCATCGAGTATTTAAAGACGGTTAAATATGAAGCTGAGGGCCCAGATGCTGTTCAAACAGCAACACCTAGCGAAGAGGCTGCCTCTGGTTCATCAGATATACATCTGTCGCTTCCTGAAGCAGTGGACGGACAGAATATCAggttttctttggagtcTGAAGTAGAAGGAGAAATTAGTGAAGACAGGAGAAAGCAAATCGAGGCAATTATCAACGGTGAGAATCCCGAGGAAGCATTGAGACAGCTAGTGACCAATGCTGTTCATGAGGGTATGGCACAGTACAGAGAGGTACAACCAGGAGGTGAAAACGAGGTActgaaaaagagaaaagagtAG